Proteins from one Bufo gargarizans isolate SCDJY-AF-19 chromosome 8, ASM1485885v1, whole genome shotgun sequence genomic window:
- the PERCC1 gene encoding protein PERCC1 — MATGVIRNLSEFKLSPPFQHPFLFPALTQDVDFQDSSEEEDDMLEEDGIEDYPYEEEQEMRSTSNVSSHDASLEESSTEMTEQLLKFSELISNDIQRYFGQKTKEEDPDSCNIYEDYFTPRMYGGQELYYQDLVKMAQSKDHDRDDLFHPLTPPVEIDQRILKTLCTKEDPKKLGPLTELFDFGLRKYTRQKVAMGKDARLHRLDRKYAHIVPMHRRMLPLSFWKEPSPVPSCILNTNTPDFSDLLENWTSDTHQELQSTARDLMSEFGR, encoded by the coding sequence ATGGCAACTGGCGTCATAAGAAACCTCTCCGAATTTAAGCTGTCTCCACCCTTCCAACATCCATTCTTATTTCCAGCATTGACCCAAGATGTTGACTTTCAAGATTCCTCGGAAGAGGAGGATGACATGTTGGAAGAGGACGGTATTGAAGACTACCCCTATGAAGAAGAGCAAGAAATGAGGTCAACCAGCAATGTAAGCAGCCATGATGCTTCTTTGGAAGAAAGTTCTACAGAGATGACCGAGCAGCTCCTGAAATTTTCTGAACTCATCAGCAATGACATTCAAAGATATTTTGGCCAGAAGACCAAGGAAGAAGACCCAGACTCCTGCAACATTTATGAAGATTACTTTACCCCTCGAATGTATGGAGGGCAGGAGTTGTACTATCAAGACCTGGTAAAGATGGCACAAAGCAAAGACCATGATAGAGATGACTTGTTCCACCCACTTACCCCTCCCGTAGAGATAGACCAGAGGATATTAAAGACCCTCTGCACCAAGGAAGATCCCAAGAAGCTAGGCCCCCTCACCGAGCTCTTCGACTTTGGTCTTCGAAAGTATACAAGGCAAAAGGTGGCAATGGGTAAGGACGCCAGGCTACACAGATTAGACCGGAAATACGCTCATATTGTGCCTATGCACAGACGGATGCTACCCCtgtcattctggaaggaaccatcTCCTGTCCCATCCTGTATCCTGAATACAAACACCCCTGACTTCAGTGATCTCCTGGAAAACTGGACATCGGACACACACCAGGAATTACAGAGCACCGCAAGGGACCTAATGAGTGAATTCGGGAGATAA